Within the Erigeron canadensis isolate Cc75 chromosome 6, C_canadensis_v1, whole genome shotgun sequence genome, the region tatatatatattaaaatcgCAACGAGATTATATAAAATCACAATCAGATTTctaaaatcgcataaagattaaCAAAACCTCATAAAGATTTAACATAATCACATAAAGATTTTGTACATATAAAGTTCTTTATGAGAATCAAAGTTCTTTATGAGAATctaagttctttatgcgattatcaAGTTCTTTATGCAATTCTGAAAATCTTTATGCGGTTTTTCAatgttctttatgagatttttaaagttctttattCCATTTTTTTCAATGTTCATTATGcgattttcatcatttttatgcGATTTTCATAATCTTACTGCGATTTTatgaatctcattgcgatttttgaaatttattgcgatttttttgggtattttgtaaaaatcctaaaaaactttgtttatattgatatatttttaaaaaaaatttgggtaTTTAGGTTATTTTCTCCCATCTAAAATACCactaatgattaaattataatatcagtcatttatccaaattatctccattaaccttttacatcaattacctacaccactcgccgccgccaccaccaacagcccccccccccacccccaccccccACTGTTGCCATCATAGCCGCCGCCACATTTGTGTCGTGCTAGTATTAAATTACTTTATGTCATCTATTTAGAATATCAACTTTTTAGCAGATTATTTTGTGTTAAAATAAgtaataatatatcaaatatataattaatccaTATACTGTTTATATATATCTCTTATCAAATATATGGGATTAAGAATATTTTAAAGTAGATGATGATCATATATCATGTCAAATGCGggtttttacattatatttgggGCTGTCAAATTGCAAAGTTACCCCTAGTCACCAATTATTAATACAATTTGCCACTGTTCGGTTACTACATATTTATATGTTCGATACTTGTTgatttagtttataaatctatatatgtCTATGGATTATGTTAAAAGATTTAGAAGATTGTTGCCAATCAAGACAAAAGTTATCCGAGATTAAACGATCCGTAATAGTAGGTGAACATATCATTAAATAATATTGAACATAATCGATAGCTATAAAAGTGAACAAGGGACACAATAATTTTGTCAAAGATTTATTTAAGAACAATGACATTCATAAATTAGGTAAGAATATTAACATATATGTACTAAAAAAGAAGATGGTAATTATTAAAGTTAGCGTGAATTGGGTACATCCCCGTTCCTAGCTAACCCCCACTATTCTTCTTTATACATTAATCTCattatatatatgcacataCAATTGAAGACTCACTTTTTCTTCAAGGAATTAGTATGTGTACCCCACACCCACCCTCAATCCCCGCATATCAATCCGGCTTAATTAGCTAGGCCTTATATAAATCAATCGAATTCTACAACTTTGAGAACCATCACAAAGTGCCATGGCCTCTTTTGGTAGAACCATCTTTTTTTCCCACTTACTATTGCTCTTACTCCTTTCTTTGGCAATCCAACCACATGCTACTAGAGAGAGCAAGTTCTTTACTAAGCTCACTCATTATCTTTCCAATTCACCAGCCCCAGCCCCAGCCCCAGCCCCAGTATTGGTACCGGGGCTGGATTCGATGCCGCTGAGTCCAACACCAGCCCCAACACCTGCTGAGAAAGAATATGGTTATGGTCTTTATGGTCAAGAGTCGGGTGAGTATTCTTCTGAGGAATATCGCACCTCGACCCTAGATCAGGGTTTGAACAATGAAATGCCTAAAGATGATGAGTTTGAAAAAGGGTCTACTCAATTTGAGAAGTTGTTAGATAGTAATAACAATGGctacaataataatgataatgcttataacaataactataatgACAATGGAAACCGATTCTCAAGCTCCATGGATGAGAACATAAATGGCTACACAACCGGTAGGTACAACAACGACAACAATGGATATAGCTACAATCAAAACAACAATGACAATTATAACACCATGAGGTTCGGTAATGAGAACAATGGCAATGAATTCATGAGCTCGAACGAGGAAAACCACgcctacaacaacaacaatgggTACGTAATGGAGCAACAAGGATTGAGTGACACGAGATTTTTGGAGAATGGAAAGTATTCTTTGGGTGCAAACAACAATGGGAACTACCAAGAAACTAGTTATGATGAAGAAGTGAATGATAATGGTACTCAAGGGTATTACAATAGGAATGctaatgaaaaatcaaaatatgagTTTGACACTATAGAAGAGTATGAAAGGCAACAGGGGTATCCAGAAATTGACCCAAAAGGATATGTGCCTTAGGAAATTAAGATTTAAGAATCACTAGTCTCTATAAGTTAAGTAATAAGTAGCATAATTTCAAAGCCAATTGGATGGTTAAAGATAATAGAATGAAAAAGAGAATTCAAAGTTAGAGTTTTATGTTTGTCATCCTCcagtttttttactttgattTTGTATTTGGTGCTCTTGCGGTTTGATTTATATGTACTTTGAATTCAGATGAATAtgaatattgatttttttttgtttgttttttaattttttttttcccactttttccattgttattttaatttacttacTAACTAATTAACCCGGGGTTAACCCGGGccgcttaattaaaaagttaaaaccaagaagtatatagaaatatgtatgtaatttgttgtcgatacattataatttgatattgagATAACAAGATACTtgtaaagatgaacattaatatataaaacccgATTAAGGTgatgaaaaagtaaaagaacTACGATAAATCAATAGtagatatagatttaaaaataaagagttaaGATAAAGtcgatcatttttcatattaattaaaaaaaaataaggttagacaaataaaatggaaaaaaaagatgacataaggcctaataaaaaatatattaaaacaaaataaaaaatgattatgacatcatatatgtttaaaaaatagtttaggaAAAAATGTTGGCATGacacatatgaaaaaaaattctagaaacaattttgttttatttatataagagattccaaaaaaaaaaaataataataatgaaaattaaaaatttaattctgGATTTGATAAAAGGGAAGACCAAAGGGGGTGGGGTGGGggagatatatatatgtgtttcgATCGATTaggtttaagaaaaaaaaagggggaaatGTTTTTAAAGGGTATAATAAGCAGACGAATAAAAATACCCTTATGTGGGTGGATGGCAAGAAAATCCGTACCCGATGGGAAAACCCGAAATCCGACTTTGTTGGGCCGGGTTTGGGTCCGGGTCTAGGGCCGGGTATGGGTGGTTTTACATTTCCTTGGGGATACGGGTACGGTATTAGATGAAAACCCGCATACCCGACCCGTATACTCGAAACCCGCCCCGATCCCGTATACTCGATCctatataagaaattttttttaagatatcCATCCTTTTCATCAATACTTAAATACAGAAAAGCAAACGTACATGCTGAGAACAATTCGCTAAACATGGACGTAAAATCTAAATGCAAGCAAATAATAAAAGTGAATATGGGAATGAATATATCCTAATTGCAAGCAgtaaattaaaagtaaagagTACACTACCTATTCCATGATCAAAACGTGCACGTCCTCTAATGCATCTTATGGGTTGTTGTGCTGTTGGGTGTGATGATTTGATCTATTAGTATGTGATTTTCATATGTGACATTTACATCTAATATGAATCCGCCTTTTAGTCCGTTGTTTCACAAAATTTATGTATAAAAGAAATCTAACGGATCCCCGATTACCCGTGAAGAAACCCATTATCAGACAATTGGTAAATAAACGGGGGCCTGTCGGGTCCTGGTTCGGGGATTTTTAATCGGGTCCGAGATTATCTAAACCCGGACCATACCCGGCCCGTTGTCATCCCTAAACGTGGGTAGCACGTGATGGCGTTAATTAACGGCTCCTCATGGACGGACGTTTGAGTCAGGGGTTTTTGGTGATCAAAAATGCAACTTTAGGAGCATCTAGAAGCATTTATCGACCACACGGTGCAAAATGCTAATTTCAACCATCACAGGTGCCATTTGCGATATTAACCCTATTAATAAGGTAACAGGCGAGATATTATCcatgaaaattaaatacaaccattttataaatatatctctCGTCACATATCACCATCCGTAAATATATATCTTAGGACAAATATAAGAATGTTAGGTAATTAAGCTTAGGTGTATAATATTcacatactatttttttaatccataaattcATAGGGAcaaacatttattaattaaacaaatagttattaaaaaattagtatgagATGTTCGAacaactttatattattttttccttggataaaaaaaaagaaagaaaggtgTTGTGTAAATGTAACCACTAGTCGCTAGACTCACAACTCACTAGACCAAATGTTTCTTTCTTGTCTAACTAATCCTTTTCTCTCCACCAATCAATCTATTTCTTCTTCAGAAATTGTGTGGCTTTCACCTTTACCACCCCcattcttaataataaaaaccCTAAGTTGTACTAATAATAGTAATATGTGAATAAAGCTGTTCTTCAAGCTCTTCTCTAAGTCTCAACTTAACAAAGGTATTTCAATCACACTACTCTCGCTGTAATATATATCTGCTcgttggtttttatttttagttttttatgtataaacgGTCAAAAGGGTTGACGATAAAAGATTagttgtgtttttgtttttttacattCGCACAAAAAACAAATTTGACAAAATATAATGCCGCATAGAATTCTGAGTCTTAAAACAACAATCATAAATAACCCAAAAAATTATACCCATAAGGCCATAATATTAGAATaaccaatcaaaaacaaaagaaaacaataaaaaattaaccacCCCACCACCACCCAACTCTTCTCACACACTGAGGCTTCCAAATCACAACCACATCAACTCTTGTAATGGACCACCTTGATGACACCAATGTGGAAGCCTTCCACCTTGTCCACCCAAACACCGTTACAAACACTAAGTATCGTATTGTTAACAAAtactaaaaaagtaaaaatggtaAACCCACAGAGTAATTGAAATTGATTAAGGCAAACAAGTATGATTCAtttaatctatatctatgttTTCTATACATACTttaattaattagggtttcatctttcttttcacTAAGAATTGCCACACTAAAAAATCGTAACGTTTTTCATTGGGTGTTCGGATTTTGTACCAAGTGTTGTATGACATTTGTGATTCAGCCTTTGATCTTgaataaaaaaggagaaagaacCGCCCactgccgtcttccacgggtttatGACCCCGATAACTTGACATATacgagggaggttaagatgtagaccgACCTTATCTCTATCTAGGTCGAGAGGCTGCTTACAGGTTCTACCTAAAGGTATAAAAGGACCTCGGCCTTTGCATAGGATGAGGATCTAACCCTTTGGCGGTCATGGTATTTATCACTGATCCAAACCATGATGCTTAGTCCTTGatcttgaaaatatatatatatataattatatgtatatatgcagGTCTTATGTAGTGGTATCAATCCAACAAAGACACCTTGAGATGAAAGGTAAACAGCCGGCCAAAGATATAATCAGCAACCTTCCTCAGAACATAATAGAAACCATCttatgtcatctacatataaGAGATGCAGTAAGGACTAGTATTCTCTCAAAGAATTGGAGGTACAGTTGGACCCGAATTCCTAAACTTGTGTTTGTTGAGGATATATTCGAAGAAGAATATGAATGGCGTCAACCGCGTAATTTGATGCACCTGGAAAGTAAATTTCTTTATGCCATGTACCAAGTTCTGTTAATGCACCAGGGTCCAATACTGCAGTTCACCTGTGACATGAGGGCAGGTCGAAACCGTTTCTTAATTGATCAAATAATACTTCATTTGTCAAGGAGCAATACTGTGACTGAGTTAAAACTTCAGCTGAATGGAGACGGTCATCCGTATGTGTTACCGTTCTCTATCTATTCATTGCAGAAATTAACGTACCTACATCTCTTTGATTGTCGTATAAGGCATAAACCGACATTCAGTGGATTTGGTAGCCTTACAACTTTATGCTTGCGGTGTGTAAGCATTTATGGAGAAACGCTTCTACGTCTTTTATCCAAATCACCGCTACTTAAGACTGTGACTCTGGTAAGTTCTCACTAATTAATATATCTGTTCTGATTGGTTTTATAGTTTATATGAATATTGTAAGCTGTTGCAGTCTCTTTTTTGCCGTGGTGAACACATCTCCTTTATTGAGCTATTGGAGTGTTTACCTTTGGTTGAAAATCTGACAATTGCTAATGAATGGATTGACATGGTAAATTTTTTACTATTATGGTATATCATTGATTCGACTTGAAACTAAAAATTTGCATATTAAACTTTGTTTTTGCCTATGGTTCTAGTGTTTATTTGTAGAAGCAGGTCCACAAAAGCTTCCAAGCCCATTAGTTCACCTTAAATACGTGTCTTTAGATATGTGTTTCGTTAGTGATCATGGGTTATCGTTGCTTTCTGTCTTGATCAAATCCTCCCCAAACTTGGAGAAAATTAATCTGCAGGTAAATAACACAAGTTCATCTTGATTCTTAAATACTTCTTGTTTTGATTGTCATGCCAATATATATTGATACAATAAATGGCAATGCTTTCTGTAGAGTCGTCGATATTATAGAGATGAGCTGTGTATTGAAACAAACCCTGTTAAACTGGAAGATTATTCTGATATTTGGCTAGAGCATCTGAATGAATTGAAGATTGAATATTTTGCCATGTTGAAGACTGAGTTGGAGTTTGTGATGCTAATCTTGGCCAAGTCACCTGTGCTAAAGAAGGCGAAAATTGTCCTAGACACAGAGGTTACAAAGGTTGAAGAGATGATGTTATCAAGAATGCTCTTAAAGTTATTCTTGGTCAAGTTACCTGTATCACCCGTTGTAGAAATCAGTGTTGAGCGTCTTCCCGGTgataaaaactgaaaaactattgtgttttgtttttgtactagctaataaacccgggttcaacccgggtatattaattaaaattctttttaaaatgtaaaaataactatatatgacataataaataaattaaaatctttttaagaaaaactatGAACATGgcacataatattttttctagAAATATACTAAGTTAGttaacataatttatatatataaggacctattgcattaataaaaataataaaatacattttaaatttaaatagaaatttaaaataaacatttaatggattatttatttttaaaaatgttcaatcagtaaatatgacatcataaataaattaaaatctttttaagaaaaaattgtgaacatgccacataatattttttctaaaaataattttaaaagacaTGGTAGTATGTTTAAAAAAACGTTTCTTTTTTCCAGTTGACACGAACTTAAAGTTTCTGTTAGTAATAGTAGATGCAattccttttgttttctttttttctatgGTTGTATGcttgagttattttttttttccagttacaaaaatttattgttttactgcCGTTTGAATGAGACATACTTAACAGACAAACCCAATAAGATTGAATGAGATGTGTTGTTTTACAACCGTTTGACCTCATGAAAGACATGTTGTACAATTGTACTGCTGTTTGACCTCAAGACAATCAACATATGCAGTTTGACCTCAGGAAAGTCAAAATTTTCTGTAACATGTTGCTATACTGTTGTTTGACCTCcgaaaagtcaaaatatgcagattttttttttttatttgaaaattgaCTTTTATTCACAAAGGATACCACCCATCAAATCGATGAGTGGTAATACAATATGTACATCCCACTACTACATGCAAATATTGAAATCATTCCAGTCTTGCCAACTAATGTTACATTTCCTCGATCTATTTTTATACCAAAGAAAACTCGTAGTCTTGATATCTAGGAAGACATTTTCAACGTTTCGTTTCCCACCATTGAATCTTATGTCATTTCTTGCACGCCAAAGACACCAACAGGTAGTGAATATAATCCCCTTAAGGACCTTTCTAGTCAATCTTCCAGCACCTACATACTCTTCGGCTTGGAAAAGGTCCTTGATCGAGAAGAAAAATAAAGGGTTTACCTTGCACCAGTTGTTGACTTTAAACCAAATTATCGCAGCCATTTCGCATGAGTAGAATATATGTTCCACAGTTTCCTCCAGGCCACCATTGCATAACACACACTCCACATTCTCAAGTACAACCTTCATGTACTTAAGGGCCTCCATTGTAGCTATGCGATCCAAACAAACTCtccacataaatatattgcaattcTTTGTGACCCATTTGGACCACTTGACAACGAACTGATCATTAGTTCTTAGATGACTTCTAAGAAAAGCTTTTGCTCCTTTAACAGTAAATACATTATCTTTCCCGTCCACCCATAGCCATTTATCTGGAGATCCATTAATGGTGTAACCAGCCAACAAACTAGATTCTGCAAATCTTGTTGTTCCTCAAACGAAGACGGTTCCTTTTTCCATCTACATAAGCTGCCAAATTTGCCATTGTCCTTGCAAAACCGATCCATAACATaacatttcttttcattttcaagtTTGAATAGCCGAGGGAATTTGTCTTTTAAGGTTCGTCACAGGCCCAGATATCGATCCAAAATCTTATCTTTGATCCAGATCCAACAACACCTTTAAAACGACTATTGAAACCAACCCCTACCACCTTGACCTTGTTGATGTTACACACTAAAGATTTCCATACCCCGGTAGTTGAGCGATTGAGTGGTAGAGGTTCCCAACACCTTTTAGTATTGTGAATTGCATCAATAACCTTGTTCCAAAAAGCATTATCGTCATTCCGATATCTCCATATCCATTTTGAAAGTAGAGCCAGATTCGACTCTTTTAGTTTAGATAAACCAAGACCACCCGAATTGATTGGAGAAGCCACCCGATCCCACGCCACCCAATGGATTTTTCGCACCTCCTCCGTCCCTCCCCACAAAAATCTTCTAATAATCACTTCCAAACCCGTTACCACTTTCTCTGGAACTTTGAATAAAGAAAAGTAGTAGGTCGGCAGACTTTCCAAAACGGATTTAATGAGGGTGACTTTTCCTGCAAAAGAAACACAATTCGCCTTTCACAAGGCGAGCCTAGATTCAAAGATGTCAAAAATTAAATCCCGACTCACAATCTTATTCATGTTTCCTCCAATTCTAATTCCCAAGTGAGTGAAAGGTAGGGCACCTCCCCGACATTTACAAATCTCGGCCACTCTATTTACTTCCACCTTATCGACCCCCACCCCatataattttgatttaaaaaaattgatgcTTAAACCCGAGCAAATATGAAAAACTCTTAAAAGGCGGGTCACCAttttaatattgataaccgACCAGTCGCCAACAAAAGTCACATCATCCGCGTATAACAAATGAGAAACAACAGGGCCTTGATTAGGAAGACTGATGCCACAGATTGCACCCGCCTCCCTAGCAGACCGCGTCAAACAAGCTAGACCTTCCATAACAATCAGAAAAAGAAAAGGCGATAGAGGGTCACCTTGACGCATACCTTTTTGGCATTGAAATTCAAATGTAGGAGAGCCATTAATTAATACTGCAGACCTAGCTGATGCAAGAATACCACGGATCCATAACCGCCACCGAGCTGGGAAGCCCATTTGCTCCATAACCTCTAAAAGAAAATTCCAAATACGTTATCGTATGCCTTATTGAAATCGACTTTAAGAATGAAAGCtttccttttctcttttttcagcCAAGCAACCATTTCATTCACGATTAACGGGCCATCAAGGATCAACCTTTCACTAAGAAAAGCTGTTTGGGAGTCAGAGATAACAGAACATAAAACCTTTTTCAATCGATTCGCCAAGACCTTGGATATAACCTTGCTTATGACACCAATGAGCGTGATTGGTCTGTAATCATTAAGGCACATCGGATCTTTAACTTTGGGCACCAAGGTGATAAACGACGAGCCAACACCCCTGCTGATTGTTcctatttcaaaaaaattatttaatacgCCTACAAAATCGACCTCCATCTTATTCCAAAACTTTTTCACGAATCTAAAGTTGAAGCCGTCGGGTCCGGGGGCCTTGTCATCACCACAAGAAAAAACGGCCTCTTTTATTTCTATTAACGAAAATCTGTCCACCAATCCACTTGCCTCATGATAAGACAGCTTTGAAATCATAGACAGATCCAACTTGGGCCTAGACGCCCATTTCTCCTTAAATTTCTTCCTGAAAAATCCCAAAACTTGGTTTTTTGACGATGGAAGGTTTGGTAACCCATTTCCCTTCCACCATCATACCAGGAAAACCATTACTGCGTCTCCTATTATTAATCAGCCCGTGAAAaaatttcgagttttcattacCTTCCACGACCCACTTACATCTGGAAATTTGTTTAAGATCCTTTTCCCTATTGATTTCAAACTCTGTAAGTTTTTTAAGACATTCAGCTCGAGTCCAAATCTCTTCTTCCATTAAATCGTCCACTTCCAATTTAGCATTCAGTTCACC harbors:
- the LOC122605724 gene encoding homeobox protein 2, yielding MASFGRTIFFSHLLLLLLLSLAIQPHATRESKFFTKLTHYLSNSPAPAPAPAPVLVPGLDSMPLSPTPAPTPAEKEYGYGLYGQESGEYSSEEYRTSTLDQGLNNEMPKDDEFEKGSTQFEKLLDSNNNGYNNNDNAYNNNYNDNGNRFSSSMDENINGYTTGRYNNDNNGYSYNQNNNDNYNTMRFGNENNGNEFMSSNEENHAYNNNNGYVMEQQGLSDTRFLENGKYSLGANNNGNYQETSYDEEVNDNGTQGYYNRNANEKSKYEFDTIEEYERQQGYPEIDPKGYVP
- the LOC122605903 gene encoding F-box/FBD/LRR-repeat protein At1g13570-like, producing MKGKQPAKDIISNLPQNIIETILCHLHIRDAVRTSILSKNWRYSWTRIPKLVFVEDIFEEEYEWRQPRNLMHLESKFLYAMYQVLLMHQGPILQFTCDMRAGRNRFLIDQIILHLSRSNTVTELKLQLNGDGHPYVLPFSIYSLQKLTYLHLFDCRIRHKPTFSGFGSLTTLCLRCVSIYGETLLRLLSKSPLLKTVTLSLFCRGEHISFIELLECLPLVENLTIANEWIDMCLFVEAGPQKLPSPLVHLKYVSLDMCFVSDHGLSLLSVLIKSSPNLEKINLQSRRYYRDELCIETNPVKLEDYSDIWLEHLNELKIEYFAMLKTELEFVMLILAKSPVLKKAKIVLDTEVTKVEEMMLSRMLLKLFLVKLPVSPVVEISVERLPGDKN